DNA sequence from the Streptomyces sp. CA-210063 genome:
GATCAAACGCCATCCCGGAATCGTGGATGTCAGCGAGGTCGAGCCCAACACTCGGCGCGGCGGCGACCTGCGCGCCATGCTGACCCCCACCACAGTCGGCTCCACCAGCGGTTTCATGGGGGTCGCCATCGTGCCGCCCGGCGACCGCATCGCCGAGCACTACCACCCGTACTCCGAGGAGTTCATCTACGTCATCTGCGGGCAGCTGGAGGTGGACCTGGACGGCGAGCCGTATGAACTGCGGCCCGAGCAGGGGCTCCTGATCCCGTCCCACATGCGGCACCGCTTCCGCAACGTCGGCAGGGTGGAGGCCCGTATGGTCTTCCACCTCGGCCCGCTGGCCCCGAGCCCGCCGCTCGGCCATGTCGACACCGAGGACGCGAACGGCGTGCCGATCCCGGTGGAGGCCACCCACGCGGGTGCGGGGCGGGCGGCCGAGCGGCCTCAGGTCCGCTCATGACCAGGCGCGTGGCGGTCACCGGCATAGGCATCGTCGCTCCGGGCGGCATCGGTGTCCCGGCGTTCTGGGACCTCCTGGCAGGCGGTCGTACGGCGACACGCGGCATCACCTTCTTCGACCCGTCCGGCCTGCGGTCGAGGATCGCCGCCGAGTGCGACTTCGACCCGGCGGCCCACGGGCTGAACGCCGAGGACATCGCCCGGTGCGACCGGTACATCCAGTTCGCCCTGGTCGCCGGTGAGGAGGCGATTGCGGACTCCGGGCTCGACCTCGCCACGGAGAACCCCTGGCGGGTCGGGGTCTCCCTGGGCACCGCGGTCGGCGGCACCACCCGGCTGGAGCACGACTACGTCCTGGTCAGCGGCCGTGGGCAGCGCTGGGACGTGGACCACCGGGAGGCGGGCCCGCATCTGCAGCGGGCGTTCGCGCCCAGCACCCTCGCGTCGACGGTGGCGGAGCGGTTCGAAGCACGCGGGCCGGTGCAGACCGTCTCCACCGGCTGCACCTCGGGCCTCGACGCGGTCGGGTACGCCTTCCACACGATCGAGGAGGGCCGGGCCGACATCTGCATAGCCGGCGCCTCTGACTCGCCGATCTCCCCGATCACCATGGCCTGCTTCGACGCCATCAAGGCCACGTCCCCCAACAACGATGACCCGGCCCACGCCTCCCGCCCCTTCGACGCGGACCGCAACGGGTTCGTCATGGGCGAGGGCGGCGCCGTACTCGTCCTGGAGGAGCTGGACCACGCCCGGGCCCGGGGTGCGCACGTGTACTGCGAACTCAGCGGCTACGCCACCTTCGGCAACGCCTACCACATGACCGGTCTGACCACCGAGGGCCTGGAGATGGCCCGGGCCATCGAGGACGCCCTCGACCACGCCCGGCTCGACCCCACCGCCATCGACTACGTCAACGCGCACGGCTCGGGCACCAAACAGAACGACCGGCACGAGACGGCCGCCGTCAAACGGGTCCTGGGCGCACACGCCTACGACACGCCCATGAGCTCCATCAAGTCCATGGTGGGCCACTCCCTCGGCGCGATCGGCGCCATCGAGGTCGTCGCCTGCGCGCTGGCCCTGGCCCACCAGGTCGTCCCGCCCACCGCGAACTACGAGACCCCGGACCCGGAGTGCGACCTGGACTACGTCCCGCGCGTCGCCCGTGAGCGACGGCTGAACAACGTGCTCTCCGTGGGCAGCGGGTTCGGCGGCTTCCAGTCCGCGGTGGTCCTGACCCTGCCGAGGGAGAAGACACGATGAGCGAACGGCGTCCTCGGCGCGCGGCCGTCACCGGAATCGGCGTGGTCGCGCCCAACGGAACCAGCACCGAGACCTTCTGGAAGTCCACCAGGGAGGGCATCAGCGTCCTGGACCGGGTCACCCGCGACGGATGCGAGCACCTGCCGCTGCGGGTGGCCGGTGAAATCCGGGGCTTCGACCCGCCGTCGGCGATCGAGGAGCGCTACCTCGTCCAGACCGACCGGTTCACGCACTTCGCGATGGCGGCGGCCGACCAGGCGCTCGACGACGCCCGCCTCCACCGGCCCGAGACCGACGCCGCGCCGTTCTCCGTGGGCGTGGTCACCGCGGCCGGCTCCGGCGGCGGTGAGTTCGGGCAGCGGGAGCTGCAGCAGCTGTGGTCCAAGGGCAGCCGTTTCGTGGGGCCGTACCAGTCGATCGCCTGGTTCTACGCCGCCAGCACCGGCCAGATCTCCATCCGGCGAGGCTTCAAGGGCCCCTGCGGGGTGATCGCCTCCGACGAGGCCGGCGGCCTGGACGCCCTGGCGCACGCGGCGCGGGCCGTGCGGCGCGGCACCGATGTGATGGTGGCCGGCGCGACCGAGGCGCCGCTGGCCCCCTACTCGGTGGTCTGCCAGCTCGGCTACGACGAGCTGAGCACCGTCGAGGACCCGGAGCGGGCCTACCGCCCCTTCACGGCGGCGGCCTGCGGTTTCGTGCCCGCCGAGGGCGGCGCCATGCTCGTCGTGGAGGCCGAGAGCGCGGCCCGGCAGCGGGGCGCGCCCGTCCGGGCCGTCCTGGCGGGACACGCGGCGACCTTCACCGGCGCGTCCCGCTGGGAGCGGTCCCGGGAGGGGCTGGCCGAGGCGATCCGGGGTGCCCTGCGCGAGGCGGTCTGTGCCCCCGAGGAGATCGACGTGGTCTTCGCGGACGCCCTCGGCGTACCGGAGGCGGACCGGGCCGAGGCGCTGGCGATCGCCGACGCCCTGGGCCCGCACGGCATCCGCGTCCCCGTCACCGCGCCGAAGACCGCCATCGGCCGGGGCTACGGCGCGGCTCCCGTCCTGGACGTCGCCGCGGCGGTGCTCGCGATGGAGCACGGCGTGATCCCGCCCACCCCCAACGTCTTCGACATCTGCCACGACCTCGACCTCGTCACCACCCGCGCCCGCGCCGCCGAACCGCGCACGGCGCTTGTCCTCAGCCGAGGACTCATGGGGTCGAACTCGGCGCTGGTGCTACGGCTCGGCGCCGGCGACGCCTCGTAGCGAGGCGTCACCAACCACCAAGGGAGAACCCGCATGAGTGACCGCATCACCGTGGAAGAGCTGTCCGAGCTCATGAAGAAGGCCGCCGGAGTCACCGTCCCCCCGGAGGAGCTCCAACGGCGGTACGACTCGGGCTTCGACGCCCTCGGCGTCGACTCGCTCGGTCTGCTCGGCATCGTGGGCGAGCTGGAGAACCGTTACGGCACGCCGATGCCGCCGGACGCGGAGAAGAGCAAGAGCCCCCGGCAGTTCCTCGAACTCACCAACAGCGCGCTTCTCGCGGGAGCCTGACATGGCCGGACACACACAGAACGAGATCACCATCGCCGCGCCGGTCGACCTGGTCTGGGAGATGACCAACGACGTGGCGAACTGGCCCCGGCTGTTCAGCGAGTACGCCACCGCCGAGATCCTCTCCCAGGAGGGGAACAGGACGACGTTCCGGCTGACCATGCACCCCGACGAGAACGGCAAGGTGTGGAGCTGGGTCTCGGAACGGGAGACGGACCGCGACACGCTCAGCGTGCGGGCCCGCCGCGTCGAGACCGGGCCGTTCGCCCACATGGACATCGTGTGGGAGTACGAGAAGGTCCCGGGCGGCACCCGGATGGTGTGGACGCAGGACTTCGCGATGAAGCCGGACGCCCCGGTCGACGACGACTGGATGACCGGCAACATCAACCGGAACTCCAAGGTCCAGATGGCCCTGATCCGGGACCGCATCGAGAAGGCCGCCGCCGAGCAGGGTGCCGCCGCGCCCGGCCTGACCGACTGAGCCGGACGGAGAACGCCTGTGCACCACACCCTGATCGTCGCCCGGATGGCCCCGGACGCCGCCCCGGACATCGCCAGGATCTTCGAGGAGTCCGACCGGGGGGAGCTGCCGCACCTCATCGGGGTCTCCCGGCGCAGCCTCTTCCAGTTCGGTGAGGTGTACCTGCACCTCATCGAGTCCGAGCGCGACCCCGGACCCGCCATCGCCGAGGCGGCCGGGCACCCCGAGTTCCGGGCCGTCAGCGACCGGCTGACGGCCCATGTCAGCGCATACGACCCCGCCACCTGGCGTTCCCCGAAGGACGCGATGGCACGGCGCTTCTACCTCTGGGAACGCGACCCGGCCGGCTGACCCGGCCGACCACACCGGCCGCCGGGCCCGCGACATCGCGGGCCCGGCGGCCGGTTTCGCGGGGTGCCGGTGCTCAGCCGGGCACGTGGCAGTCGAACGCGTGCAGGTAGGCGTTGACCGGCCGCACGTCGTCGATGACCAGCCCCGCGGCCGTCAGCCTGCCGACCATGCTCTCGGTGGTGTGCTTGGCACCTCCCACATTGAGGAGCAGCAGCAGGTCCATGGCGGTGCTGAACCGCATCGAGGGCGTGTCGTCGACGAGGTTCTCGATGATCACGACCCGCGTTCCGGGCCCACCCGCACCGATGACGTTGCGCAGGGTCCGGGCGGTGCTGTCGTCGTCCCACTCCAGGATGTTCTTGATGA
Encoded proteins:
- a CDS encoding cupin domain-containing protein, whose amino-acid sequence is MLTPTTVGSTSGFMGVAIVPPGDRIAEHYHPYSEEFIYVICGQLEVDLDGEPYELRPEQGLLIPSHMRHRFRNVGRVEARMVFHLGPLAPSPPLGHVDTEDANGVPIPVEATHAGAGRAAERPQVRS
- a CDS encoding beta-ketoacyl-[acyl-carrier-protein] synthase family protein, whose amino-acid sequence is MTRRVAVTGIGIVAPGGIGVPAFWDLLAGGRTATRGITFFDPSGLRSRIAAECDFDPAAHGLNAEDIARCDRYIQFALVAGEEAIADSGLDLATENPWRVGVSLGTAVGGTTRLEHDYVLVSGRGQRWDVDHREAGPHLQRAFAPSTLASTVAERFEARGPVQTVSTGCTSGLDAVGYAFHTIEEGRADICIAGASDSPISPITMACFDAIKATSPNNDDPAHASRPFDADRNGFVMGEGGAVLVLEELDHARARGAHVYCELSGYATFGNAYHMTGLTTEGLEMARAIEDALDHARLDPTAIDYVNAHGSGTKQNDRHETAAVKRVLGAHAYDTPMSSIKSMVGHSLGAIGAIEVVACALALAHQVVPPTANYETPDPECDLDYVPRVARERRLNNVLSVGSGFGGFQSAVVLTLPREKTR
- a CDS encoding ketosynthase chain-length factor produces the protein MSERRPRRAAVTGIGVVAPNGTSTETFWKSTREGISVLDRVTRDGCEHLPLRVAGEIRGFDPPSAIEERYLVQTDRFTHFAMAAADQALDDARLHRPETDAAPFSVGVVTAAGSGGGEFGQRELQQLWSKGSRFVGPYQSIAWFYAASTGQISIRRGFKGPCGVIASDEAGGLDALAHAARAVRRGTDVMVAGATEAPLAPYSVVCQLGYDELSTVEDPERAYRPFTAAACGFVPAEGGAMLVVEAESAARQRGAPVRAVLAGHAATFTGASRWERSREGLAEAIRGALREAVCAPEEIDVVFADALGVPEADRAEALAIADALGPHGIRVPVTAPKTAIGRGYGAAPVLDVAAAVLAMEHGVIPPTPNVFDICHDLDLVTTRARAAEPRTALVLSRGLMGSNSALVLRLGAGDAS
- a CDS encoding acyl carrier protein, which codes for MSDRITVEELSELMKKAAGVTVPPEELQRRYDSGFDALGVDSLGLLGIVGELENRYGTPMPPDAEKSKSPRQFLELTNSALLAGA
- a CDS encoding SRPBCC family protein, with protein sequence MAGHTQNEITIAAPVDLVWEMTNDVANWPRLFSEYATAEILSQEGNRTTFRLTMHPDENGKVWSWVSERETDRDTLSVRARRVETGPFAHMDIVWEYEKVPGGTRMVWTQDFAMKPDAPVDDDWMTGNINRNSKVQMALIRDRIEKAAAEQGAAAPGLTD
- a CDS encoding TcmI family type II polyketide cyclase; its protein translation is MHHTLIVARMAPDAAPDIARIFEESDRGELPHLIGVSRRSLFQFGEVYLHLIESERDPGPAIAEAAGHPEFRAVSDRLTAHVSAYDPATWRSPKDAMARRFYLWERDPAG